From the genome of Candidatus Tectomicrobia bacterium:
GCCTTCTTCGCCCGGATGTGCTCGAAGGCGATGTAGGCGGTCATCATCTTGACGATGGAGGCCGGGATGACGGGCAGCCGGGGATTATGGGAGGCGAGAATCTGGCCGGAGTCGGCCTCGATCAGGATGGCCGAGCGGTAGGTGGGCCTGGGCTCCCGCGCGGGCGCCTTGGAGCGGGATGACGCTCCTTCCGCCCGGGAAAGCGGGGTGAGAGGAAGGAGGAAGAGAACGCCGGCCAGCGCCAAGGCCATGGCGCCAGCCGGCCGCCGCCCCGGGCAGAAACTTCCCTTGCAAGACATGCAAGCCCCCTTGGCTCGTGCCCCGGGCGGAGGGCATGACTTGAAGCGGTTTCTTGGCCTGCTTATCCAACTATCTGATTTGCCTGAAGGATTATATGGCGGCCATTAAAATTGTCAAAGAAAATCCGCCCATTTCGCATAATTTTGCTCAGCCGGGCAGATGCAGGGGGCGTGCCGCCGGGATTGGTTGAGGGCCGGCCGGACGCCAAGGGGACCGGTTTCTTGCTCCCTGGGGCGCCCTTTGTTAGGATGGCTCAATCCCGGGAGGATGACGGCCCGCCGCCCTGCTGTGAAAGGGTGCCCGTCTGCGGGGGGGGCGTAACCCATGCCGCTCAGGAAATGGCGGAAAAAGGAGAAGGAAATGCGGTTCAGAGGCTCGTACGTGGCGATGGTCACCCCCTTTCGCAACGGACAGCTCGACGAGGCGGGCATCCGCTCCCTGGTGGACTTCCATCTGGAGAACGGCACCCACGGGATTGTCGCGTGCGGCACCACGGGCGAGTCGGCGACCCTGAGCCACGAGGAGCACGACCGGGTCATCGAGATCGTCATCGAGCAGGTGGCCGGGCGGATCCCGGTCATCGCGGGCTCGGGCTCCAACAGCACGGCCGAGGCCGTCCGCCGGACCCGGTTCGCCGAGAAGGCGGGCGCCGACGGCGCCCTGCTGGTCGCCCCCTACTACAACAAGCCGACCCAGGAAGGCCTCTACCAGCACTTCAAGGCCATCGCCGAGTCGGCCGACATCCCCATCGTCCTCTACAACGTGCCGGGGCGGACGGTGATCTCCATTCAGGCGGACACCATCGCCCGCCTCGCCGAAATCCCGAATATCGTCGGCGTCAAGGAGGCCACCGGAAACATCTCGAACACCTGCGAGATCATCTCCAAGGTCCCCAAGGACTTCATCGTGCTGTCGGGGGACGACTTCGTGACCCTCCCCATGATGGCGATGGGGGCGGTGGGCACCATCTCCGTCACGGCCAACGTGGCCCCCGCCGACGTGGCCGAGATGTGCCAGGCCCAGCTCGACGGCGACCGCGCGCGCGCGCTCAGGCTCCACTACAAGATGTGGGAGCTCAACCAAATGATGTTCGTGGAGACGAACCCCATCCCGGCCAAGGCCACGCTCGCCATGATGGGCAGGCTCAAGCTGGAGTACCGGCTGCCGCTCTGCCCGCCCTCGGCGGCCAACATGAAGAAGCTCGAGGCCTTCGCGAAGTCCTACGGGCTCATCCCGGAGACGGTGACGGTCTAGCTTTCCAGGCGCGCAACCGGAGGGGGCGGGGAGCATCCCCGCCCCCTTTTCCTTTGGCCGCGCGCCGCAGGCCATTCGGGGCGCAAAGCCCTTATCCCCTTCTTCCTCAATGGGATAGACGCCGGCCGCCCGGCTTTTCCCTTGACCCGCCGGATGGGTGCCAGTATAATTTCTTATCCTCATAAACCATCTACTTCGCTTTAAATCCGGGTGCGGCCGAAGCAACAGGCGTCATGGGGCCTTCTCTTTTCTTTCCGGCCGGCGGCTCCCGGGCCGCCACAGCGCATCTCTTTATGAGGAGAAGAAAAACATGACCAGATCGCGAATGCCCGGGCTCATTGCGGCGGCCGTCCTGCTTGCGGCCGGCCCCGCTCTCGCGGCGGAGGACGCCGTCCCGCGGGCCGCCAAGAAGGAGGGCAAGGTCACCTGGTACACCGCGGTCTCCCTGCCCGTGGCGCAGGAGGTCTGCCAGAAGTTCATGAAGAAGCACCCGGGCATCGAGTGCATCGTGCACCGCGACGGCTCGGGCAAGCTCTATCAGCGCTACCTCCAGGAGGCCAAGGGGAACATCTACGTGGCCGACGTGTACCACACCTCGAACTACGGCCACTTCCTCGCCATGAAGGACAAGCATTTCCTCGCCTACAAGCCCAAGGGAACGGAGAAGTTCAACCGCTCCTTCGTGATCGATCACGGTCAATGGACCATCCTCCGGGCGGCCGTGCTCGTGCCCTTCTACAACTCCGCCAAGGTCTCGGCGGCCGAGGCCCCCAAGAGCTGGAAGGATCTCACCGATCCCAAGTGGAAGAACCGGATGGTGCACTCCCATCCGGCCTACAGCGGGTTCGTGACCAACGGCATGCTCCTCAACATCAAGCACCACGGCGAGGACTACTACAAGAAGCTCGCCGCCAACAAGCCGAAGGTCGTCCAGTCGGCCCTCGCCTCCATCCCCCTGGTGGCCCGGGGCGAGGCGGACGTGGGGGCGGGCACGGTCTCCTACGGGCTCTTCGAGGCGATCAAGAAGGGCGAGCCGCTCAAGGTGGTGATCCCGGCGGAGGGTGTGCCCCTGGTCTCCTCGCCCAATTCCATCCTGAAGAAGGCGCCCCATCCTAATGCCTCCAAGGTATTCACCGACTACATGTTCAGCCTCGAGGGCCAGCAGATATTCGCCAACCGTTTCCTCTACGTCGGCCATCCGGGCGTGAAGTATCCGAAGGGGCTTCCGAGCCTCGACGAGTTGAAACTCGAGGTCATCTCTCCCGAGGTATTGAAGAAGGAGAACAAGAACATGCAGCAGCTGTTCCGCAAGCTGTTCGGGGTCTAGGCGCCGCGGAGTGAAGGATTGGGGGGCGGGGGGCATCCCCCGCCCCCTTTTTTTCGCCTCCCCGCACCTCCCGGCCGGATTTTCATCCAACGCATTGAAACCCTTCGCTGTAGGGGCTCCTTGACCGCCCCCCGCTAGGCCGCTAGAATTCGGGGCACCGTAAGGATGTTTCGGGGAATGGGACGGGAGGCGTGGAAGGCCGCTCCTTCCGTTCGGGGATTTTCCGGGCTCGCGGGCGCGGGCCCTCCCGACGCAAACTTTCTCTTGGCCTGCCTCTCTTGCCGCGGGAGAGGGACGCATCCCCAGCCCGGATGGATGAGGTTCAGGATGGCAACGGTTCTTTCGCCGGCGACGGTAGTGCAGAAGCCCTTCCGGCGCGGGTTCGATTACACCACGCTCTTCTGGATAGGCACGGCCGTCATCCTGGCCATCCTCATCCTCAATCCGATCTTCTACCTCTTCAAGGAGAGCTTCACGGCGAAGGGCGACGAGGGCGGCTGGACGCTGATGAACTACGTGGAGGCGTTCAGCAATCCCCTTTACTACAGCCCGATCGTGGCCACGCTCTGGATCTCCCTCTCCGTCGGCGTCCTCTCTCTCGTCATCGGCGCCTCCATCGCCTGGTGCGTGAGCCGCACCGACATTCCCATGGCCAACATGATCCGGAACCTCATCCTCGCCTCCTTCGTCACGCCTCCCTTCCTCGGGGCCATCGCGTGGATCTTCCTCGCCGGCCCGCGTGAGGGCTGGCTGAACGATATCTTCCGCGCGGTGACCTTCGCCGGGGACGATTCCTACCTGTTCAACATCTTCTCCCTGGGGGGCGTGATCTTCGCCATCACCCTCTATACCTTCCCGCTGGTCTTCATCGTGGTGATGGCCGCGCTCAACAACATCTCCTCCGACATCGAGGACGCCGCGAACATCGCCGGGGGCGGCACCTTCTCGACCATGGTGAACATCACGCTACCCCTGGTGCTCCCGGCCCTGTTCGCGGGCTTCATCATGGCGGTGCTCGAGGCCATGATCCTCTTCGGCACCCCGGCCATCCTGGCCATCCCGGCCCGGATGCACGTCATGACGACCCAGCTGCGGGCCTTCATGGCCTCCGAGGAGAACCTAGTGGGGCTGGCCGCGGCGTACTCCATGCCCATGCTGGTCGTCGCCGTGTGGCTGATATACTCGCGCGGCCGGATTCTCGGGAAGCGGGGCTTCGCCACCGTGGGGGGCAAGGGAGGCCAGCGGCGCCCCCAGAAGCTCGGGGCGTGGCGCTACCCCGTCCTCGCCCTGTGCCTCATCCCGCTGGCCTGCGCCGTCGTGCTGCCCTACGTCGCGCTGCTCCTCACCTCGTTCATGCGCACCCTGGGGGGCGGGCTGACCTGGGACAACATGACCTTCGCCAACTACGTCTTCATCTGGAACAACGACGCCGTGTGGGGCTCCATCGGGAACACCATCGGCCTGGCCGTCGCCGCGGCCACCGCGGCCGCCGGCCTGGCCGGCGTCATCGCCTACGTCTCCCAGCGCCGCATCGTCTGGGGCCACCAGTACATGAGCTTCCTCGCCACCCTGCCCATCGCCATTCCGGGCATCGTGCTGGCCGTGGGCCTCTTCGCCGCCTACACGAAGCAGCCCTTCGTCCTCTACGGCACGCTGTGGATCATGTTCTTCGCCTACCTGACCAAGTACCTCCCGTTGGCGTTCCAGACGAGCAACGCCGCGCTGATGAGCGTGCATCCCGAGCTCGAGGAGTGCAGCCGCATCCTGGGCGCGAACCGCATCCAGGTCTTCTGGGACGTGACCATCCCCCTGTTCAAGGTGGGCCTTGTCGCCTCCTGGATCCTGGTCTTCATGCCCTCGCTGCGGGAGCTCAGTGCCTCGGTGCTGCTCTGGACCACCAACACGAAGGTCATCTCGGTCGTCATCATCGACCTGTACGAGGAGAACCTCCTGGGCGCCATCTCGGCCCTGGGGGTGGTGCTCCTGCTCATCACGCTCGTCGCCGTCCTGGCCGGGTTCCGCCTGGCGGGCCGCGATTTCATGAAGGCATAGGGGACCCGCGTGGCGACGCTCTCTCTCGGGAAGCTCCTCAAGATCTTCGGCACCGGCGTCCGGGCCGTGGACGAGATCGACCTCCAGATCGAGCACGGCGAGATGGTCTCCCTCCTCGGCCCTTCGGGCTGCGGGAAGACTACCACCCTGCGCCTCGTCGCGGGCTTCCTCGATCCCGACGGAGGGGAGATCCGGGTGGACGGGAACGTCGTCTCCCGCACGGGCTGGGTGCTCCCGCCCGAGCGCCGCTCCATGAGCATGATTTTCCAGAGCTACGCCATCTGGCCCCACAAGACCGTCTTCCAGAACGTTGGCTACGGCCTCAAGTTCCGGAACGTCACGGCCCAGGAGGCGGAGAAGAAGGTGCGCTACATCCTCTCGGTGGTCCGGATGGAGCACCTGGCCGGGCGCTACCCGGCCGAGCTGTCAGGCGGCCAGCAGCAGCGGGTGGCCCTCGCGCGGGCCCTGGTGGTGGAACCCTCCATCCTCCTCCTGGACGAACCCCTCTCGAACCTCGACGCCGGCCTCCGCGAGGAGATGCGCTTCGAGATCCGCCGCCTCCACGACGAGTTCCACATCACGAGCATCTACGTCACCCACGACCAGTCCGAGGCAATGGTCACGAGTGACCGCATCTGCGTCATGAACCACGGCCGCATCGAGCAGGTGGGGGACGCCCAGGAGATCTACAATCACCCCCGCACCCGCTTCGTCGCCGAGTTCATCGGGGTGACGAACTGCGTCGAGGGCTCGGCCCAGGAGCCGGGCCTCTTCGTGGCGGGGGAGGGCCTGAAGCTCCGGACCAACGGCTCCGCGGTCACCGGCGGCCGGCAGGTCGCCTCCATCCGGCCCCACCGCATCCATATCGCCGAGCCCTCGGCCACGCCCACCGACGGCCTGAACGTGCTAGAGGGGGAGGTGACGCAGGAGTACTTCTTCGGGAACTCGGTGGACTACCGGGTGAGGGTGAAGGGGCTGCCCGACCTCCTCCGCGTGGAGAGCGACCCGGACCGCATCTTCGCCCCCGGCAGCCGGGTGCGTCTCCTCATCGAGCCCCGCGCCGTCATCCTCGTCCAAGACAACTAGCCTCCCCGTGCGCATCGTCATCCCGGACGACGGGGATCGCCTCTTCCCGGGCTCCGAGGCGCTGGAGCGGCTCCGGCGACTGGGCGCCGTCTCCTACCACGGCGACACGGCCCAAAGTCCCGAGGCCCTGCTGGACCGCCTCGGGGGCGCCGAGATCATCCTCACCACCCGCTACAAGACCGACTTCAAGAGCACGGACATCCTCGATCGCCTTCCGGCCCTGCGGATGATCTCGGTGATGGGCACCCGCCCCCGCATGATCGACATGGGGCGCGCCCGGGCCCGCGGGATCACCGTCACCGTCACCCCGGCCGCGAGCGCCCCCTCCGTGGCTGAGCATACGATCATGCTCCTCCTCGCCCTCGCCAAGCAGATGCCCTTCATGGTGCCCGCCATGAAGGAGGGCGGCTGGCCCCGGCGCCCGGGCGTCGAGGTGGAGGGGAAGACCATGGGCCTCCTGGGGTTCGGGAACATCGGCCGGCGGGTCTGC
Proteins encoded in this window:
- a CDS encoding 4-hydroxy-tetrahydrodipicolinate synthase, with amino-acid sequence MRFRGSYVAMVTPFRNGQLDEAGIRSLVDFHLENGTHGIVACGTTGESATLSHEEHDRVIEIVIEQVAGRIPVIAGSGSNSTAEAVRRTRFAEKAGADGALLVAPYYNKPTQEGLYQHFKAIAESADIPIVLYNVPGRTVISIQADTIARLAEIPNIVGVKEATGNISNTCEIISKVPKDFIVLSGDDFVTLPMMAMGAVGTISVTANVAPADVAEMCQAQLDGDRARALRLHYKMWELNQMMFVETNPIPAKATLAMMGRLKLEYRLPLCPPSAANMKKLEAFAKSYGLIPETVTV
- a CDS encoding extracellular solute-binding protein, whose product is MTRSRMPGLIAAAVLLAAGPALAAEDAVPRAAKKEGKVTWYTAVSLPVAQEVCQKFMKKHPGIECIVHRDGSGKLYQRYLQEAKGNIYVADVYHTSNYGHFLAMKDKHFLAYKPKGTEKFNRSFVIDHGQWTILRAAVLVPFYNSAKVSAAEAPKSWKDLTDPKWKNRMVHSHPAYSGFVTNGMLLNIKHHGEDYYKKLAANKPKVVQSALASIPLVARGEADVGAGTVSYGLFEAIKKGEPLKVVIPAEGVPLVSSPNSILKKAPHPNASKVFTDYMFSLEGQQIFANRFLYVGHPGVKYPKGLPSLDELKLEVISPEVLKKENKNMQQLFRKLFGV
- a CDS encoding iron ABC transporter permease, which translates into the protein MATVLSPATVVQKPFRRGFDYTTLFWIGTAVILAILILNPIFYLFKESFTAKGDEGGWTLMNYVEAFSNPLYYSPIVATLWISLSVGVLSLVIGASIAWCVSRTDIPMANMIRNLILASFVTPPFLGAIAWIFLAGPREGWLNDIFRAVTFAGDDSYLFNIFSLGGVIFAITLYTFPLVFIVVMAALNNISSDIEDAANIAGGGTFSTMVNITLPLVLPALFAGFIMAVLEAMILFGTPAILAIPARMHVMTTQLRAFMASEENLVGLAAAYSMPMLVVAVWLIYSRGRILGKRGFATVGGKGGQRRPQKLGAWRYPVLALCLIPLACAVVLPYVALLLTSFMRTLGGGLTWDNMTFANYVFIWNNDAVWGSIGNTIGLAVAAATAAAGLAGVIAYVSQRRIVWGHQYMSFLATLPIAIPGIVLAVGLFAAYTKQPFVLYGTLWIMFFAYLTKYLPLAFQTSNAALMSVHPELEECSRILGANRIQVFWDVTIPLFKVGLVASWILVFMPSLRELSASVLLWTTNTKVISVVIIDLYEENLLGAISALGVVLLLITLVAVLAGFRLAGRDFMKA
- a CDS encoding ABC transporter ATP-binding protein: MATLSLGKLLKIFGTGVRAVDEIDLQIEHGEMVSLLGPSGCGKTTTLRLVAGFLDPDGGEIRVDGNVVSRTGWVLPPERRSMSMIFQSYAIWPHKTVFQNVGYGLKFRNVTAQEAEKKVRYILSVVRMEHLAGRYPAELSGGQQQRVALARALVVEPSILLLDEPLSNLDAGLREEMRFEIRRLHDEFHITSIYVTHDQSEAMVTSDRICVMNHGRIEQVGDAQEIYNHPRTRFVAEFIGVTNCVEGSAQEPGLFVAGEGLKLRTNGSAVTGGRQVASIRPHRIHIAEPSATPTDGLNVLEGEVTQEYFFGNSVDYRVRVKGLPDLLRVESDPDRIFAPGSRVRLLIEPRAVILVQDN
- a CDS encoding D-2-hydroxyacid dehydrogenase family protein encodes the protein MRIVIPDDGDRLFPGSEALERLRRLGAVSYHGDTAQSPEALLDRLGGAEIILTTRYKTDFKSTDILDRLPALRMISVMGTRPRMIDMGRARARGITVTVTPAASAPSVAEHTIMLLLALAKQMPFMVPAMKEGGWPRRPGVEVEGKTMGLLGFGNIGRRVCRMAAALGMRVLAWSKNMTPARAAAEGARAASLEECLGADFVVLLLHATPETRGLLSRERLARMKPAAYLVNTARAALVDMEALCEALRQKKIAGAGLDVFEPDEPLPAGSPLRALDNVLLTPHSAWDTEGTQGRFVSLTVDNIEAWLQGRPRNVVTGDA